Proteins encoded by one window of Puntigrus tetrazona isolate hp1 chromosome 25, ASM1883169v1, whole genome shotgun sequence:
- the pus7 gene encoding pseudouridylate synthase 7 homolog isoform X2, with amino-acid sequence MEQTEALAGEKRSFPEEHPDHAAKRLRVEEEEEEESRGGDEEEELCEEEEEESFADMMKHGLSEADVGILKFISEHTGFSGILKERYSDFVVHEINKEGRTVLLDDLSVPADPEDEPLECASVDSQTLTEEQKKQLEELQLFKNKEASVAIEVQQDSKEKRTLLHRAVKTLYPGLETKTEDREGKKFIVAYHAAGKKALAEVRPSAAPRKHSWPKNRGSFCHFVLYKENKDTMDAINLLSKFLRVRPNMFSYMGTKDKRAITVQEIAVLKISAERLSHLNKCLMNLKLGNFSYKNHPLKLGELQGNHFTVVLRNISGSQEQVEQAMTSLKETGFINYYGMQRFGTTAIPTHRVGRAILQNNWKEVVDLILKPRAGAEKSYLVKCREEWARTQDPEAALKKLPVKRCVEGQLLRGLAKYGKNNIITAFGLIPRNNRLMYIHSYQSYVWNCMVSKRMEAFGLRAVEGDLVLRGGSAYVLSTEEAEKHSIHDVVMPLPGFDVIYPTHSVGQGYRDMMSADDLDIDNMRHKVRDYSLAGAYRRILIRPRDVSWELIQYNDPRVPLVHTDVEKLENAPAPVYLKEGKYQALKMEFSLPSSTYATMAVREVLKMDTSIKNQTQLNSIWLN; translated from the exons ATGGAGCAGACCGAGGCTCTGGCCGGAGAGAAACGCTCCTTCCCCGAAGAGCATCCGGATCACGCCGCCAAGAGACTCCGagtggaagaggaggaggaggaggagagccGAGGAggagatgaggaagaggagctgtgtgaggaggaggaggaggagagcttCGCTGATATGATGAAGCACGGACTCAGTGAAGCAGATGTGGGCATTCTCAAGTTCATCAGTGAACACACTGGCTTCTCCGGGATCCTAAaggagag GTACTCAGACTTTGTGGTGCATGAGATTAATAAAGAGGGCAGGACGGTTCTTCTGGATGATCTGAGTGTTCCTGCTGATCCCGAG GACGAGCCTCTGGAGTGTGCTTCAGTAGACTCTCAGACTCTGACAGAAGAGCAGAAGAAGCAGCTGGAGGAGCTTCAGCTCTTCAAGAACAAAGAGGCCAGCGTGGCCATCGAG GTGCAGCAGGATTCGAAGGAAAAGCGCACTCTTCTGCACAGAGCTGTGAAGACGCTGTATCCCGGCCTGGAGACCAAGACCGAGGACAGAGAAGGGAAAAAGTTCATTGTGGCTTATCACGCTGCTGGGAAGAAAGCGTTGGCAG AGGTCCGGCCCTCGGCAG CCCCTCGAAAGCATTCATGGCCAAAGAATCGTGGAAGTTTCTGTCATTTTGTGCTCTATAAAGAGAACAAGGATACCATGGATGCCATCAACCTCCTGTCCAAGTTCCTCAG GGTCAGACCCAACATGTTCTCCTACATGGGCACCAAAGACAAGAGGGCCATCACGGTGCAGGAGATTGCAGTGTTAAA GATCAGTGCTGAGAGACTGTCTCACCTCAACAAGTGCCTCATGAACCTGAAACTGGGAAACTTCAGCTATAAGAATCATCCATTAAAGCTAGGAGAACTGCAGGGAAACCACTTCACAGTGGTTCTCAG GAATATCTCTGGCTCTCAGGAGCAGGTGGAGCAGGCCATGACTTCACTCAAAGAAACTGGCTTCATCAACTACTACGGCATGCAGCGCTTCGGCACCACAGCCATTCCCACACACAGAGTTGGCAG GGCGATTCTTCAGAACAATTGGAAGGAAGTCGTGGATCTCATCCTGAAACCTCGTGCTGGAG CTGAGAAGAGCTATCTGGTGAAGTGCAGAGAGGAGTGGGCTCGCACTCAGGACCCTGAGGCGGCGCTAAAGAAGCTGCCGGTCAAACGCTGTGTGGAGGGTCAGTTACTGCGAGGCCTGGCCAAGTAcggaaaaaacaacattataacaGCCTTTGGActg ATCCCTCGCAACAACAGGCTAATGTACATCCACAGCTATCAGAGTTATGTCTGGAACTGTATGGTCAGCAAACGCATGGAGGCCTTCGGGCTCAGAGCCGTGGAGGGAGATCTGGTTCTCAGAGGAG GCTCAGCCTACGTTCTGTCCACTGAAGAGGCAGAGAAACACTCCATTCATGATGTGGTGATGCCACTTCCGGGGTTTGATGTCATTTATCCCACTCATAGTG TGGGTCAAGGGTACAGAGACATGATGAGTGCTGATGACCTGGACATCGATAACATGAGGCACAAGGTTCGAGATTATTCTCTGGCTGGCGCTTACAGGAGGATCCTAATCCGCCCCAGAGACGTCAGCTG GGAGCTGATCCAGTACAATGATCCACGAGTGCCTCTCGTTCACACAGATGTTGAGAAATTAGAAAACGCTCCGGCTCCGGTCTACCTCAAAG AGGGGAAGTATCAAGCCCTGAAGATGGAGTTTTCTCTGCCATCCTCCACCTATGCCACGATGGCGGTCAGGGAAGTGTTAAAGATGGACACCAGCATCAAGAATCAGACTCAGCTCAACAGCATCTGGCTGAACTGA
- the pus7 gene encoding pseudouridylate synthase 7 homolog isoform X4, whose protein sequence is MEQTEALAGEKRSFPEEHPDHAAKRLRVEEEEEEESRGGDEEEELCEEEEEESFADMMKHGLSEADVGILKFISEHTGFSGILKERYSDFVVHEINKEGRTVLLDDLSVPADPEDEPLECASVDSQTLTEEQKKQLEELQLFKNKEASVAIEVQQDSKEKRTLLHRAVKTLYPGLETKTEDREGKKFIVAYHAAGKKALAAPRKHSWPKNRGSFCHFVLYKENKDTMDAINLLSKFLRVRPNMFSYMGTKDKRAITVQEIAVLKISAERLSHLNKCLMNLKLGNFSYKNHPLKLGELQGNHFTVVLRNISGSQEQVEQAMTSLKETGFINYYGMQRFGTTAIPTHRVGRAILQNNWKEVVDLILKPRAGAEKSYLVKCREEWARTQDPEAALKKLPVKRCVEGQLLRGLAKYGKNNIITAFGLIPRNNRLMYIHSYQSYVWNCMVSKRMEAFGLRAVEGDLVLRGGSAYVLSTEEAEKHSIHDVVMPLPGFDVIYPTHSVGQGYRDMMSADDLDIDNMRHKVRDYSLAGAYRRILIRPRDVSWELIQYNDPRVPLVHTDVEKLENAPAPVYLKEGKYQALKMEFSLPSSTYATMAVREVLKMDTSIKNQTQLNSIWLN, encoded by the exons ATGGAGCAGACCGAGGCTCTGGCCGGAGAGAAACGCTCCTTCCCCGAAGAGCATCCGGATCACGCCGCCAAGAGACTCCGagtggaagaggaggaggaggaggagagccGAGGAggagatgaggaagaggagctgtgtgaggaggaggaggaggagagcttCGCTGATATGATGAAGCACGGACTCAGTGAAGCAGATGTGGGCATTCTCAAGTTCATCAGTGAACACACTGGCTTCTCCGGGATCCTAAaggagag GTACTCAGACTTTGTGGTGCATGAGATTAATAAAGAGGGCAGGACGGTTCTTCTGGATGATCTGAGTGTTCCTGCTGATCCCGAG GACGAGCCTCTGGAGTGTGCTTCAGTAGACTCTCAGACTCTGACAGAAGAGCAGAAGAAGCAGCTGGAGGAGCTTCAGCTCTTCAAGAACAAAGAGGCCAGCGTGGCCATCGAG GTGCAGCAGGATTCGAAGGAAAAGCGCACTCTTCTGCACAGAGCTGTGAAGACGCTGTATCCCGGCCTGGAGACCAAGACCGAGGACAGAGAAGGGAAAAAGTTCATTGTGGCTTATCACGCTGCTGGGAAGAAAGCGTTGGCAG CCCCTCGAAAGCATTCATGGCCAAAGAATCGTGGAAGTTTCTGTCATTTTGTGCTCTATAAAGAGAACAAGGATACCATGGATGCCATCAACCTCCTGTCCAAGTTCCTCAG GGTCAGACCCAACATGTTCTCCTACATGGGCACCAAAGACAAGAGGGCCATCACGGTGCAGGAGATTGCAGTGTTAAA GATCAGTGCTGAGAGACTGTCTCACCTCAACAAGTGCCTCATGAACCTGAAACTGGGAAACTTCAGCTATAAGAATCATCCATTAAAGCTAGGAGAACTGCAGGGAAACCACTTCACAGTGGTTCTCAG GAATATCTCTGGCTCTCAGGAGCAGGTGGAGCAGGCCATGACTTCACTCAAAGAAACTGGCTTCATCAACTACTACGGCATGCAGCGCTTCGGCACCACAGCCATTCCCACACACAGAGTTGGCAG GGCGATTCTTCAGAACAATTGGAAGGAAGTCGTGGATCTCATCCTGAAACCTCGTGCTGGAG CTGAGAAGAGCTATCTGGTGAAGTGCAGAGAGGAGTGGGCTCGCACTCAGGACCCTGAGGCGGCGCTAAAGAAGCTGCCGGTCAAACGCTGTGTGGAGGGTCAGTTACTGCGAGGCCTGGCCAAGTAcggaaaaaacaacattataacaGCCTTTGGActg ATCCCTCGCAACAACAGGCTAATGTACATCCACAGCTATCAGAGTTATGTCTGGAACTGTATGGTCAGCAAACGCATGGAGGCCTTCGGGCTCAGAGCCGTGGAGGGAGATCTGGTTCTCAGAGGAG GCTCAGCCTACGTTCTGTCCACTGAAGAGGCAGAGAAACACTCCATTCATGATGTGGTGATGCCACTTCCGGGGTTTGATGTCATTTATCCCACTCATAGTG TGGGTCAAGGGTACAGAGACATGATGAGTGCTGATGACCTGGACATCGATAACATGAGGCACAAGGTTCGAGATTATTCTCTGGCTGGCGCTTACAGGAGGATCCTAATCCGCCCCAGAGACGTCAGCTG GGAGCTGATCCAGTACAATGATCCACGAGTGCCTCTCGTTCACACAGATGTTGAGAAATTAGAAAACGCTCCGGCTCCGGTCTACCTCAAAG AGGGGAAGTATCAAGCCCTGAAGATGGAGTTTTCTCTGCCATCCTCCACCTATGCCACGATGGCGGTCAGGGAAGTGTTAAAGATGGACACCAGCATCAAGAATCAGACTCAGCTCAACAGCATCTGGCTGAACTGA
- the LOC122330336 gene encoding L-lactate dehydrogenase B-B chain-like — protein MASVLQKLITPLWSGPLEPPRNKVTVVGVGQVGMACAVSVLLRELADELALVDVVEDKLKGEMMDLQHGSLFLKTPKIVSGKDYSVTANSRIVVVTAGVRQQEGESRLNLVQRNVNIFKHIIPQIVRYSPNCILIVVSNPVDVLTYVTWKLSGLPKHRVIGSGTNLDSARFRYLMAERLGIHPSSFNGWILGEHGDSSVPVWSGVNVAGVSLQGLNPDMGTDKDKEDWKSVHKMVVDR, from the exons ATGGCGTCGGTTCTGCAGAAGCTCATCACTCCTCTGTGGAGCGGGCCGCTCGAGCCGCCGAGGAACAAGGTGACGGTGGTGGGAGTGGGGCAGGTCGGCATGGCCTGCGCCGTCAGCGTCCTGCTGCGG GAGCTGGCGGATGAGCTGGCGCTGGTGGACGTCGTAGAGGACAAACTCAAGGGCGAGATGATGGACCTGCAGCACGGCAGCCTCTTCCTGAAGACGCCCAAGATCGTCTCAGGCAAAG ATTACTCGGTGACGGCTAACTCTCGTATCGTGGTGGTGACGGCAGGCGTGCGTCAGCAGGAGGGCGAGAGCAGGCTGAATCTGGTGCAGAGGAACGTCAACATCTTCAAACACATCATCCCGCAGATCGTCAGATACAGTCCTAACTGCATCCTCATCGTCGTGTCCAACCCAG TGGACGTCTTGACATACGTGACCTGGAAGCTGAGTGGCCTGCCAAAGCACCGTGTCATCGGCAGCGGGACCAACCTGGACTCGGCTCGCTTCCGGTATCTGATGGCCGAGAGGTTAGGCATCCATCCCAGCAGCTTTAACGGATGGATTCTGGGAGAACACGGGGACTCCAGCG TTCCTGTGTGGAGCGGAGTCAATGTGGCCGGAGTGTCCCTCCAGGGTCTGAACCCTGACATGGGAACAGATAAAGACAAGGAGGACTGGAAGAGCGTCCACAAGATGGTGGTTGACAGGTGA
- the pus7 gene encoding pseudouridylate synthase 7 homolog isoform X1 has protein sequence MEQTEALAGEKRSFPEEHPDHAAKRLRVEEEEEEESRGGDEEEELCEEEEEESFADMMKHGLSEADVGILKFISEHTGFSGILKERYSDFVVHEINKEGRTVLLDDLSVPADPEQDEPLECASVDSQTLTEEQKKQLEELQLFKNKEASVAIEVQQDSKEKRTLLHRAVKTLYPGLETKTEDREGKKFIVAYHAAGKKALAEVRPSAAPRKHSWPKNRGSFCHFVLYKENKDTMDAINLLSKFLRVRPNMFSYMGTKDKRAITVQEIAVLKISAERLSHLNKCLMNLKLGNFSYKNHPLKLGELQGNHFTVVLRNISGSQEQVEQAMTSLKETGFINYYGMQRFGTTAIPTHRVGRAILQNNWKEVVDLILKPRAGAEKSYLVKCREEWARTQDPEAALKKLPVKRCVEGQLLRGLAKYGKNNIITAFGLIPRNNRLMYIHSYQSYVWNCMVSKRMEAFGLRAVEGDLVLRGGSAYVLSTEEAEKHSIHDVVMPLPGFDVIYPTHSVGQGYRDMMSADDLDIDNMRHKVRDYSLAGAYRRILIRPRDVSWELIQYNDPRVPLVHTDVEKLENAPAPVYLKEGKYQALKMEFSLPSSTYATMAVREVLKMDTSIKNQTQLNSIWLN, from the exons ATGGAGCAGACCGAGGCTCTGGCCGGAGAGAAACGCTCCTTCCCCGAAGAGCATCCGGATCACGCCGCCAAGAGACTCCGagtggaagaggaggaggaggaggagagccGAGGAggagatgaggaagaggagctgtgtgaggaggaggaggaggagagcttCGCTGATATGATGAAGCACGGACTCAGTGAAGCAGATGTGGGCATTCTCAAGTTCATCAGTGAACACACTGGCTTCTCCGGGATCCTAAaggagag GTACTCAGACTTTGTGGTGCATGAGATTAATAAAGAGGGCAGGACGGTTCTTCTGGATGATCTGAGTGTTCCTGCTGATCCCGAG CAGGACGAGCCTCTGGAGTGTGCTTCAGTAGACTCTCAGACTCTGACAGAAGAGCAGAAGAAGCAGCTGGAGGAGCTTCAGCTCTTCAAGAACAAAGAGGCCAGCGTGGCCATCGAG GTGCAGCAGGATTCGAAGGAAAAGCGCACTCTTCTGCACAGAGCTGTGAAGACGCTGTATCCCGGCCTGGAGACCAAGACCGAGGACAGAGAAGGGAAAAAGTTCATTGTGGCTTATCACGCTGCTGGGAAGAAAGCGTTGGCAG AGGTCCGGCCCTCGGCAG CCCCTCGAAAGCATTCATGGCCAAAGAATCGTGGAAGTTTCTGTCATTTTGTGCTCTATAAAGAGAACAAGGATACCATGGATGCCATCAACCTCCTGTCCAAGTTCCTCAG GGTCAGACCCAACATGTTCTCCTACATGGGCACCAAAGACAAGAGGGCCATCACGGTGCAGGAGATTGCAGTGTTAAA GATCAGTGCTGAGAGACTGTCTCACCTCAACAAGTGCCTCATGAACCTGAAACTGGGAAACTTCAGCTATAAGAATCATCCATTAAAGCTAGGAGAACTGCAGGGAAACCACTTCACAGTGGTTCTCAG GAATATCTCTGGCTCTCAGGAGCAGGTGGAGCAGGCCATGACTTCACTCAAAGAAACTGGCTTCATCAACTACTACGGCATGCAGCGCTTCGGCACCACAGCCATTCCCACACACAGAGTTGGCAG GGCGATTCTTCAGAACAATTGGAAGGAAGTCGTGGATCTCATCCTGAAACCTCGTGCTGGAG CTGAGAAGAGCTATCTGGTGAAGTGCAGAGAGGAGTGGGCTCGCACTCAGGACCCTGAGGCGGCGCTAAAGAAGCTGCCGGTCAAACGCTGTGTGGAGGGTCAGTTACTGCGAGGCCTGGCCAAGTAcggaaaaaacaacattataacaGCCTTTGGActg ATCCCTCGCAACAACAGGCTAATGTACATCCACAGCTATCAGAGTTATGTCTGGAACTGTATGGTCAGCAAACGCATGGAGGCCTTCGGGCTCAGAGCCGTGGAGGGAGATCTGGTTCTCAGAGGAG GCTCAGCCTACGTTCTGTCCACTGAAGAGGCAGAGAAACACTCCATTCATGATGTGGTGATGCCACTTCCGGGGTTTGATGTCATTTATCCCACTCATAGTG TGGGTCAAGGGTACAGAGACATGATGAGTGCTGATGACCTGGACATCGATAACATGAGGCACAAGGTTCGAGATTATTCTCTGGCTGGCGCTTACAGGAGGATCCTAATCCGCCCCAGAGACGTCAGCTG GGAGCTGATCCAGTACAATGATCCACGAGTGCCTCTCGTTCACACAGATGTTGAGAAATTAGAAAACGCTCCGGCTCCGGTCTACCTCAAAG AGGGGAAGTATCAAGCCCTGAAGATGGAGTTTTCTCTGCCATCCTCCACCTATGCCACGATGGCGGTCAGGGAAGTGTTAAAGATGGACACCAGCATCAAGAATCAGACTCAGCTCAACAGCATCTGGCTGAACTGA
- the pus7 gene encoding pseudouridylate synthase 7 homolog isoform X3, protein MEQTEALAGEKRSFPEEHPDHAAKRLRVEEEEEEESRGGDEEEELCEEEEEESFADMMKHGLSEADVGILKFISEHTGFSGILKERYSDFVVHEINKEGRTVLLDDLSVPADPEQDEPLECASVDSQTLTEEQKKQLEELQLFKNKEASVAIEVQQDSKEKRTLLHRAVKTLYPGLETKTEDREGKKFIVAYHAAGKKALAAPRKHSWPKNRGSFCHFVLYKENKDTMDAINLLSKFLRVRPNMFSYMGTKDKRAITVQEIAVLKISAERLSHLNKCLMNLKLGNFSYKNHPLKLGELQGNHFTVVLRNISGSQEQVEQAMTSLKETGFINYYGMQRFGTTAIPTHRVGRAILQNNWKEVVDLILKPRAGAEKSYLVKCREEWARTQDPEAALKKLPVKRCVEGQLLRGLAKYGKNNIITAFGLIPRNNRLMYIHSYQSYVWNCMVSKRMEAFGLRAVEGDLVLRGGSAYVLSTEEAEKHSIHDVVMPLPGFDVIYPTHSVGQGYRDMMSADDLDIDNMRHKVRDYSLAGAYRRILIRPRDVSWELIQYNDPRVPLVHTDVEKLENAPAPVYLKEGKYQALKMEFSLPSSTYATMAVREVLKMDTSIKNQTQLNSIWLN, encoded by the exons ATGGAGCAGACCGAGGCTCTGGCCGGAGAGAAACGCTCCTTCCCCGAAGAGCATCCGGATCACGCCGCCAAGAGACTCCGagtggaagaggaggaggaggaggagagccGAGGAggagatgaggaagaggagctgtgtgaggaggaggaggaggagagcttCGCTGATATGATGAAGCACGGACTCAGTGAAGCAGATGTGGGCATTCTCAAGTTCATCAGTGAACACACTGGCTTCTCCGGGATCCTAAaggagag GTACTCAGACTTTGTGGTGCATGAGATTAATAAAGAGGGCAGGACGGTTCTTCTGGATGATCTGAGTGTTCCTGCTGATCCCGAG CAGGACGAGCCTCTGGAGTGTGCTTCAGTAGACTCTCAGACTCTGACAGAAGAGCAGAAGAAGCAGCTGGAGGAGCTTCAGCTCTTCAAGAACAAAGAGGCCAGCGTGGCCATCGAG GTGCAGCAGGATTCGAAGGAAAAGCGCACTCTTCTGCACAGAGCTGTGAAGACGCTGTATCCCGGCCTGGAGACCAAGACCGAGGACAGAGAAGGGAAAAAGTTCATTGTGGCTTATCACGCTGCTGGGAAGAAAGCGTTGGCAG CCCCTCGAAAGCATTCATGGCCAAAGAATCGTGGAAGTTTCTGTCATTTTGTGCTCTATAAAGAGAACAAGGATACCATGGATGCCATCAACCTCCTGTCCAAGTTCCTCAG GGTCAGACCCAACATGTTCTCCTACATGGGCACCAAAGACAAGAGGGCCATCACGGTGCAGGAGATTGCAGTGTTAAA GATCAGTGCTGAGAGACTGTCTCACCTCAACAAGTGCCTCATGAACCTGAAACTGGGAAACTTCAGCTATAAGAATCATCCATTAAAGCTAGGAGAACTGCAGGGAAACCACTTCACAGTGGTTCTCAG GAATATCTCTGGCTCTCAGGAGCAGGTGGAGCAGGCCATGACTTCACTCAAAGAAACTGGCTTCATCAACTACTACGGCATGCAGCGCTTCGGCACCACAGCCATTCCCACACACAGAGTTGGCAG GGCGATTCTTCAGAACAATTGGAAGGAAGTCGTGGATCTCATCCTGAAACCTCGTGCTGGAG CTGAGAAGAGCTATCTGGTGAAGTGCAGAGAGGAGTGGGCTCGCACTCAGGACCCTGAGGCGGCGCTAAAGAAGCTGCCGGTCAAACGCTGTGTGGAGGGTCAGTTACTGCGAGGCCTGGCCAAGTAcggaaaaaacaacattataacaGCCTTTGGActg ATCCCTCGCAACAACAGGCTAATGTACATCCACAGCTATCAGAGTTATGTCTGGAACTGTATGGTCAGCAAACGCATGGAGGCCTTCGGGCTCAGAGCCGTGGAGGGAGATCTGGTTCTCAGAGGAG GCTCAGCCTACGTTCTGTCCACTGAAGAGGCAGAGAAACACTCCATTCATGATGTGGTGATGCCACTTCCGGGGTTTGATGTCATTTATCCCACTCATAGTG TGGGTCAAGGGTACAGAGACATGATGAGTGCTGATGACCTGGACATCGATAACATGAGGCACAAGGTTCGAGATTATTCTCTGGCTGGCGCTTACAGGAGGATCCTAATCCGCCCCAGAGACGTCAGCTG GGAGCTGATCCAGTACAATGATCCACGAGTGCCTCTCGTTCACACAGATGTTGAGAAATTAGAAAACGCTCCGGCTCCGGTCTACCTCAAAG AGGGGAAGTATCAAGCCCTGAAGATGGAGTTTTCTCTGCCATCCTCCACCTATGCCACGATGGCGGTCAGGGAAGTGTTAAAGATGGACACCAGCATCAAGAATCAGACTCAGCTCAACAGCATCTGGCTGAACTGA